Proteins from one Flammeovirgaceae bacterium genomic window:
- a CDS encoding alkane 1-monooxygenase, with product MKKLKFFFAFEVPALVVLGFYLGGWWNFLAIGSAFIVLPLLDHIIGIDASNVGQDQAKIVGNQLYYRFVTYIWTFVQLSIVFWGAYVVATGMLLHWYEWAGFIIGFSLVTGGIGITVAHELGHKKSGLERFYSKLLLMTVCYMHFYIEHNRGHHVQVATLADPATARKNETVYSFWIRSVFTGYLHAWKLERKRLEGKGLFAFHFQNQMIAFTLLPLFFCALLTLLFSFPGPVNWHIPLFFFAQSVVAFTLLELVNYVEHYGILRKEKNGKPERVNPLHSWNSSHVVSNFFLFQLQRHSDHHANAIKRYQVLNHYDYSPQLPSGYPTMVMIALLPPLWFRLMNPRLEEWEGKVYH from the coding sequence TTGAAAAAACTTAAATTTTTTTTCGCCTTTGAAGTCCCTGCCCTGGTGGTTTTGGGCTTCTACCTAGGTGGTTGGTGGAATTTTCTGGCCATTGGGTCTGCTTTCATTGTCCTTCCCCTTCTGGACCACATCATTGGAATTGACGCCTCAAATGTTGGACAGGATCAAGCCAAAATTGTAGGAAACCAGCTTTACTATCGATTTGTCACCTACATCTGGACGTTCGTGCAATTAAGTATTGTCTTTTGGGGAGCGTATGTGGTGGCCACCGGAATGCTTCTCCACTGGTATGAATGGGCCGGGTTCATCATTGGTTTTTCATTAGTAACAGGGGGTATCGGTATTACGGTTGCCCACGAACTGGGCCACAAAAAATCAGGATTGGAAAGGTTTTACAGCAAGCTGTTACTGATGACGGTCTGCTATATGCACTTTTACATCGAGCACAACCGGGGGCATCACGTGCAGGTAGCTACCCTGGCAGACCCTGCCACTGCGCGGAAAAACGAAACGGTCTACTCGTTTTGGATACGATCAGTATTTACAGGATACCTGCACGCCTGGAAGTTGGAAAGGAAACGATTGGAGGGAAAAGGACTATTCGCATTCCACTTTCAAAACCAAATGATTGCGTTCACTTTACTTCCTTTGTTTTTTTGTGCTTTGCTCACCTTGCTGTTCAGTTTCCCTGGCCCCGTCAACTGGCACATACCCCTCTTCTTTTTTGCCCAAAGTGTGGTTGCTTTTACTTTATTGGAGCTGGTTAATTATGTGGAGCACTATGGCATATTAAGAAAGGAGAAAAACGGAAAACCAGAACGGGTCAATCCTTTGCATTCCTGGAACTCAAGCCATGTGGTCAGTAATTTCTTTTTATTCCAACTGCAGCGCCATTCTGACCACCACGCCAATGCGATCAAACGCTATCAGGTTTTAAACCACTATGACTATAGCCCCCAATTGCCATCCGGCTACCCCACCATGGTCATGATAGCCCTCCTTCCTCCCCTTTGGTTCCGTTTAATGAACCCAAGGTTGGAGGAATGGGAGGGGAAGGTGTACCACTAG